From a single Streptomyces sp. NBC_01264 genomic region:
- a CDS encoding HD-GYP domain-containing protein, whose amino-acid sequence MRGWAVGVVRGAAGVLTVAALGHTVWNGLTEPGIALAFGTLITIGELARRDSGDAARQQPAPLGSAGALAYALLGQNAGAPTHHGVLQIVAVVVTAALLGIVPHIARGHGPALDHLARRVLTVTFAAVCFQPLYNSGQLEHTVGQGPYLVLFLVLVLGLTALCDAVLGAALAGARTGWPFAPLLRDELRAQLGIGAAICATGVVMALGVAVAGLWAVPVFSVPLLLTQMSFHRITAIRTTYRQTITSLARATEIAGYTRPGHSRRVAALSVAVGRELGLSEREITVLEYAALMHDIGQLSLVDPVPAGATAELPEAEARRIAGLGGEVARQTGVPAEVAVVVELQADPYRDQPVAARIVRAVNAYDDLVGGARHPGGSLEALERLRLGTGHDFQPEVVECLARVLARGGRARVVPAPPG is encoded by the coding sequence GTGAGGGGCTGGGCCGTCGGCGTCGTGCGCGGGGCCGCCGGGGTGCTGACCGTGGCCGCGCTCGGGCACACCGTGTGGAACGGCCTGACCGAACCGGGCATCGCCCTCGCCTTCGGCACCCTGATCACCATCGGCGAGCTCGCCCGCCGGGACAGCGGCGACGCCGCCCGGCAGCAGCCCGCGCCGCTCGGATCCGCGGGGGCGCTCGCGTACGCCCTGCTCGGGCAGAACGCCGGAGCCCCCACGCACCACGGGGTCCTGCAGATCGTCGCCGTGGTGGTCACCGCCGCGCTGCTCGGGATCGTCCCGCACATCGCCCGGGGCCACGGTCCCGCCCTCGACCACCTGGCCCGCCGGGTCCTCACCGTCACCTTCGCCGCCGTCTGCTTCCAGCCGCTCTACAACTCCGGGCAGCTGGAGCACACGGTCGGCCAGGGCCCGTACCTCGTGCTCTTCCTGGTCCTCGTCCTCGGGCTCACGGCCCTGTGCGACGCGGTCCTCGGCGCCGCCCTCGCCGGGGCCCGGACCGGCTGGCCGTTCGCCCCGCTGCTCCGCGACGAACTCCGCGCCCAGCTGGGCATCGGCGCCGCGATCTGCGCCACGGGCGTGGTCATGGCCCTCGGGGTCGCCGTCGCCGGGCTGTGGGCGGTGCCCGTCTTCAGCGTGCCGCTGCTCCTGACCCAGATGTCCTTCCACCGGATCACCGCCATCCGCACCACCTACCGCCAGACCATCACCTCCCTCGCCCGCGCCACCGAGATCGCCGGCTACACCCGGCCCGGCCACTCCCGCCGGGTCGCCGCGCTCAGCGTCGCCGTGGGGCGGGAGCTGGGCCTCTCCGAGCGGGAGATCACGGTGCTGGAGTACGCCGCCCTCATGCACGACATCGGCCAGCTCTCCCTCGTCGACCCGGTCCCGGCCGGGGCCACCGCCGAGCTGCCCGAGGCCGAGGCCCGCCGGATCGCCGGGCTCGGCGGGGAGGTGGCCCGCCAGACGGGGGTCCCGGCCGAGGTCGCGGTGGTGGTGGAGCTCCAGGCGGATCCGTACCGTGACCAGCCCGTCGCGGCCCGGATCGTGCGCGCGGTCAACGCGTACGACGATCTCGTCGGCGGTGCCCGTCACCCGGGCGGCTCACTGGAGGCCCTGGAGCGGCTGCGCCTGGGGACGGGGCACGACTTTCAGCCGGAGGTCGTGGAATGTCTCGCCAGGGTGCTCGCCCGGGGCGGACGTGCCAGAGTCGTACCCGCCCCACCTGGGTAA
- a CDS encoding tetratricopeptide repeat protein: protein MRIFGKVRHRPSASWRQATDRAFTLIGDGRYEDAGALLTRAADLEPWLSESWFNLALLHKFRHDWEQARAAGLRAVALLDRETGAPDWWNVGIAATALQDWPLARRAWQAYGLKVPGDPHGAGGGAHANGEPVGMELGSAAVRLSPEGEAEVVWGRRLDPARMEVLSIPLPSSGRRWGEVVLHDGVPHGERVTAAGPSYPVFDEIELWAPSPVPTWVVLLEAATEADRNALEQLASDAGFAAEDWSSSVRLLCRTCSESAMPSGEGDGEHLDPHDHSEPGHPGPLGHRTAGSGSLWVPERECGIAAPAGLVRGLLDGWVADSPDTREWRDLEEVC from the coding sequence GTGAGGATCTTCGGGAAGGTACGGCACCGGCCCTCCGCCTCGTGGCGGCAGGCCACCGACCGCGCGTTCACCTTGATCGGCGACGGTCGGTACGAGGACGCGGGCGCGCTCCTGACCAGAGCGGCGGACCTGGAACCCTGGCTGTCCGAGTCCTGGTTCAACCTGGCGCTGCTCCACAAGTTCCGCCACGACTGGGAGCAGGCGAGGGCCGCCGGGCTGCGCGCCGTGGCCCTGCTCGACCGGGAGACCGGCGCCCCGGACTGGTGGAACGTGGGCATCGCGGCGACGGCGCTGCAGGACTGGCCGCTGGCCCGCCGCGCCTGGCAGGCGTACGGGCTGAAGGTGCCCGGAGACCCGCACGGCGCGGGCGGCGGCGCCCATGCCAACGGCGAACCGGTCGGCATGGAGCTCGGCAGCGCGGCCGTACGGCTGTCGCCCGAGGGCGAGGCCGAGGTGGTCTGGGGCCGACGGCTGGACCCGGCCCGCATGGAGGTCCTGTCGATCCCGCTGCCCTCCTCGGGGCGGCGCTGGGGCGAGGTCGTCCTGCACGACGGGGTCCCGCACGGCGAGCGCGTCACCGCGGCCGGGCCCTCGTACCCCGTCTTCGACGAGATCGAGCTGTGGGCGCCCTCCCCGGTACCGACCTGGGTGGTGCTCCTGGAGGCGGCCACCGAGGCCGACCGCAACGCCCTGGAGCAGCTGGCCTCCGACGCCGGCTTCGCCGCGGAGGACTGGTCCTCCTCGGTGCGGCTGCTGTGCCGGACCTGCTCGGAGAGCGCGATGCCGAGCGGCGAGGGGGACGGCGAGCACCTGGACCCGCACGACCACAGCGAACCGGGTCATCCCGGCCCGCTGGGCCACCGTACGGCCGGGTCGGGATCCCTGTGGGTGCCCGAGCGGGAGTGCGGGATCGCGGCGCCGGCCGGCCTGGTGCGCGGGCTGCTCGACGGCTGGGTCGCGGACAGTCCGGACACCCGGGAGTGGCGGGATCTCGAAGAGGTCTGCTGA
- the def gene encoding peptide deformylase, which produces MAQQENDVVGVEAEVNDGYVVDTEDCEARELAHRERGTARPITVVGNPVLHRECKDVTEFGDELAQLIDDMFASQKAAEGVGLAANQIGVDAKVFVYDCPDDDGNRHTGVVVNPKLVELPAAARILDDSNEGCLSVPTAYASLARPDYAEVTGQDAQGNPIKVRGTGYFARCLQHETDHLYGYLYIDRLSKRDRKDALRQMEEGTPRYETVPNA; this is translated from the coding sequence ATGGCGCAGCAGGAGAACGACGTGGTCGGGGTCGAGGCCGAGGTGAACGACGGGTACGTCGTGGACACCGAGGACTGTGAGGCGCGCGAGCTCGCCCACCGCGAGCGCGGCACCGCCCGCCCGATCACGGTGGTCGGCAACCCGGTCCTGCACCGGGAGTGCAAGGACGTCACCGAGTTCGGCGACGAGCTGGCGCAGCTGATCGACGACATGTTCGCCAGCCAGAAGGCCGCCGAGGGCGTGGGCCTCGCCGCGAACCAGATCGGCGTGGACGCCAAGGTCTTCGTCTACGACTGCCCGGACGACGACGGCAACCGCCACACGGGCGTGGTGGTCAACCCGAAGCTCGTCGAGCTGCCGGCCGCCGCCCGGATCCTGGACGACTCGAACGAGGGCTGCCTGTCGGTCCCGACCGCCTACGCCTCGCTGGCCCGCCCGGACTACGCCGAGGTGACCGGCCAGGACGCGCAGGGCAACCCGATCAAGGTGCGGGGCACCGGCTACTTCGCGCGCTGCCTCCAGCACGAGACCGACCACCTGTACGGCTACCTGTACATCGACCGGCTCTCCAAGCGGGACCGCAAGGACGCGCTGCGGCAGATGGAAGAGGGCACCCCGCGCTACGAGACGGTTCCGAACGCCTAG